CTAAAGCAAACTACTAGTGAGCAAATTATGAATGAAAGAATAAGGGTATCTAACCCTACAAAAATGTTGATTCTAATGAGAGCTTACACCAAATATTCTTTAAGATTAGTATAATTTATGAAAACCCTATTCATCGCTTTTTTTGCTGCTTTAACTTTATCGTGGAGCAACAACTGTGAGCAATTACAAAAAGTTAGAACTTTTTTTCAGGATGGAGTAGACAAAGAGCAATTAGAAGAAATGATAGTCATTTGTGAAAAATCTAATTGTAGTGATGTTATTCCCTATCACGCTGCTGCTATCATGAAAAAAGCCGAGTTTGTTTGGTCTCCTATGCAAAAGTTATCTAACTTTAAAAAGGGAAAAAAAATGCTAGAAAATTTTATAACAAAACATCCCAATCATGTTGAAGCCAGATATATTAGATGGCTCACACAAAATAAAGCGCCTAAGTTTTTAGGCTACTACAATAACCTCGATGAAGATGATTTGTTTATTCAAAAAAACTTAGCCAAAAGTAACATCAATACAGACTATCAAAACATAATGTTAAAACACATTAAAAAAATAAAAAATGAATAACGTATTAATATATATTCTTACTACACTAGGTACATTTTTATTTATGGAATGTATTACTTGGTGTACCCATAAATTTGTAATGCATGGTTTTTTATGGTATTTACACGAAGATCATCACCAACCGAAATATCAAGGAGTATTTGAGAAAAATGATGCTTTTTTTGTCATTTTTGCCATCCCTAGTATTGCTTTGTTTTATTTTGGAATTAGACCAGAGCTTAACTTTTTGTTTTTTATCGGTTTGGGAATTTTATTTTATGGTATTGCCTATTTTTTAGTTCATGATATCATCATTCATCAAAGATTTAATTGGTTTAAAAACATAAAAAACCCATATATCAAATCTTTAAGAAAAGCTCACAAAGTGCATCATAAACATTTAGGAAAAGAAGAAGGAGAATGTTTTGGTATGTTGTACGTACCTATTAAATATTTTAAACAATATTTTTAATGCAATACACCTATTTACTCATCAATATCGCATGTATCTCAATTCCTTTTATCGCTAGTTTTTACAAAAAACACGCATTTTACAAAGAGTGGAAATACTTTTTTTTGAGTTGTATGCTGGTGGGAACTTTCTTTTTAATTTGGGACGAAATATTTACTCAATTAGATTTTTGGGGCTTTAACCCTACTTACTTAACAGGAATTTATTTAGGTCATTTACCTCTAGAAGAAATTTTGTTTTTTGTTTGTATTCCTTACGCTTGTTCCTTTACTTATTTTGCCTTTCTGTATTTAATTCCCAATAAAAAAAACAATCAAAAACTGATTAAATTCAACTATATTTTAGCTTTGTTTTTGTTAGGCTTAGGCATTTTAAACTACCACAAATGGTACACTTTTTTAACCTTTTTGTTTTTAGGTATTTTCTTACTTTATCTAAAAAAATTAAAAGTTAATTTGTTTTATTACTACCTAACTTTTGCCACCATTCTTCCGTTCTTTTTTATGAGTAACGGAATATTAACTGGTAGTTTTTTAGAAGCTCCTATTGTTTGGTACAACAATACTCAAAATTTGGGCATAAGAATGTTTACCATTCCTGTGGAAGATACTTTTTACGGAATGTTATTAATTTTTGGAAACATATACTTTCATC
Above is a genomic segment from Wenyingzhuangia fucanilytica containing:
- a CDS encoding sterol desaturase family protein, yielding MNNVLIYILTTLGTFLFMECITWCTHKFVMHGFLWYLHEDHHQPKYQGVFEKNDAFFVIFAIPSIALFYFGIRPELNFLFFIGLGILFYGIAYFLVHDIIIHQRFNWFKNIKNPYIKSLRKAHKVHHKHLGKEEGECFGMLYVPIKYFKQYF
- a CDS encoding lycopene cyclase domain-containing protein; this encodes MQYTYLLINIACISIPFIASFYKKHAFYKEWKYFFLSCMLVGTFFLIWDEIFTQLDFWGFNPTYLTGIYLGHLPLEEILFFVCIPYACSFTYFAFLYLIPNKKNNQKLIKFNYILALFLLGLGILNYHKWYTFLTFLFLGIFLLYLKKLKVNLFYYYLTFATILPFFFMSNGILTGSFLEAPIVWYNNTQNLGIRMFTIPVEDTFYGMLLIFGNIYFHQYFKQKANAKS